The Arachis ipaensis cultivar K30076 chromosome B05, Araip1.1, whole genome shotgun sequence nucleotide sequence ttaatttgattttctatttaatacaattcgaggtatttcagatttatgattgctttcttctatttatgatataaataatttagattttttccctttgctttggttgagtaattggtgacacttgagttatcaaactcagctgttgattgaaaattagaatttgctgattgatttggatccctctaaagctagtctttccataggagttgactaggacttgaggaatcaaattgattagtccacttgacttttctttatttagtaagggttaactaagtgggagcaataaacaattctcatcacacctgataaggataactaggatgggatttccagttcttataccttgcaatagttttcatgataattaatttactttcttgccagaTTATTTTTCCTGTTCGCTatttaaaaaccccaaaaaaagataatcttccataaccagtaataaatcacacctccctgcaattccttgagagacgacccgaggtttaaatacttcggttataaattttattggatttgcttaagtgacaactaaaacttttgtacgaaaggattctctgttggtttagaaactatacctacaacgggaatttattgtgaaaattctttactgacattaaatccgatcatcaaaatggcgccgttgccggggaattacaattgtgtgccttattattggttattgtaaatattttctgttgcttgttattttatttttgtttttgtttttaatttatacttttattagctactatgagttctcacccctctggctttaagtttggttccaacgttgttgtaaggaatggaagctataatagaaacatgcatcaaggtcaaaacaatcaaagatggaaggagccccgaggatctgatcaaccctttcgacaacaacaccttccaagataccatggacaacgaccattctacaatgcatgccaagacaatagttatggtggaccccttcatGACAAActacctccaccaaattactatggtcaagagccattccgaggtgcgtaccaagatgatagatatggtggacctccttgtagttaccaacaagccccatcatatgccaatgaaccacctcctcaacatagcttcgaaccaccatattcacaagccacctacaaccattcgcctccatatgaccctaacccttatccaccccaattccaattcaattactcccaagaaccaccacttccatatgcaccatgtccatatccatcgacccaagaatcacaggctcgcctcaaggaaacagtagatcaatttcatgcaacccttcatcaactagagcaagcgataaatcaattagctttccGACGTTTGGGCACTCAAGggactcccatggcttcatgtagagaatctaataaagaacgtagcatgaaggagacactagaagctccggttgacagtacggagcatgactttgtactggaacaagtagaggaagctgaaattatcaaggaagaagaattggttgaagacttaggagacgctgaacctccatgggaatcaagagttgtggagaattctgcccagaaatttgcaattgatgctaaggaagatagtgcacaacccccaaggtgtgtatcttatgaagaactggacggaacagatcaggaagcaagtttccttggtaatgatcATCATGAAGCaagctctcctagtgatgaacttgcatccgcaattgaattttttgagattgaagaatcttcctcaagtgaatatgaagatgatgtagaggtagatttttctcaacctccaacttatgacttgagtgatgaggaagaaatcaaagactttgatcaagacgtggttgcagttgaagaggtttgtaaggaagtggaattattcacagaagagtacaagggagtggagcttgaaagaccactggaaatacctctcccaaggccattaccacccaatacaaacttcaagtgggtaaaatcattagcctttatctttacctttccacttgaatatggtttgcttgaaaccgatggccagcttagagatctttgtggctttaagagtaagagggagatggttagtaataggAGTTGGCACCCAAAGTTCAATACGGTTCCACACTCCAAGTGGAAGTGCAgggattggtatagagctcgattggATGGGTTTCGGAAGAAgtttgggtatctcagtggaGATTCAGATTGTGTACCGCCCGGTTGGAATAATGTAGATAAAAGTGAAGATGGGTacaaaagtaaagtttgggatcctggaattcattctgataatcaacacccatggagcctgaaaacctgctataacttgctcgaaggctttacgtgcctagtttgggaccccggaggctattggaattgcaaacgttggtggagatttctggatgagttcaagcacaagctaccataacaagaagctcatcaaatgtccaacttaaggactttaactaaaagtgctaggtgagagacaacccaccgtggtatgatcattccttttcaatcttaattttattttgttctatttgtttttagtttatttttttattattttattttccctaGAATCATTCAAAACAtccgcatcagcatctgcatcttgcattctgcatattcgATAAAAAAAAAGCAGCTCACACCACGCGTGCGcataggccacgcgtgggcgtcgtaTCCCAATCAGCGTCAATATCCAACGCCCataaagttgggctggaatcgtgcggctggtgtgcgttaggcacaaattggcccacgtgtgcgcgtcaatgacgcgtacgcgtcattttcattTACTCacaccacgcgtaagcgtgggcgacgcgcacgcgtcgcctgaAAAATTTTTGCCCCCCCCCcaaattgaaacagagagttgcgccaaaacgacgctggaatcgtgcgtttagcacgattctggtcgacgcatacgcgtgcttcacgcgtacgcgtcatcttcacctacccctcttcacgcgttcgcgtcaatgacgctttCGCGTCGTTTCAATTTTacctcatccacgcgcacgcatgatccacgcgtacgcgtggatttgaatTCACTAACCCCCCACTGATGCGGAAACCCTAGCCCCAACGTCACTTTTTTCCCCCTCCTTCCCCAACGTTCCCTCTCcactctcccttcccccttcctcCATAACAGCCGAGCTCACCACCACCGCCGCACCCAGAGCGCCGCCCACCACCACCANNNNNNNNNNNNNNNNNNNNNNNNNNNNNNNNNNNNNNNNNNNNNNNNNNNNNNNNNNNNNNNNNNNNNNNNNNACGCTACCACCATCACCCCCTCCCCTACTTCCTTTTCTTCTCTcccttctcttcctcttctcACCCCTGCCCCATTGCCAACCCCAAGTCCGCCACCACCGCACCTCCTTGCGCCGCCGTAGAGCCGCCGCGCCGTTACCACTTCCGACGATACCAAccctctttcttcttttcccAATTCTAGAGTCACAACACCTCCCAGGTTTCACTGCCTCTATCTCTGCAAACTCAAATTCTACTTCTGTTAAGTTAGATTAATTAGCTTAGTTACATTTTGTtagaattaggatagttagagatgcctgttcgtagtggattttaggtggttaggtagttaggatatggttagtggatttaggtctgataattgcgccgttcttgctGCTTGCTTTATCTGTTTTGCAATTTTGAAATTGCTGTGCTGTTGATGCTGCTAATATGCTGTTCATTACTGTTTAAATGCTGTTTTGACATTATTCCACCTAAATGGCATTTCTTGCTACAAATTGAATTTGTTTCTTTTCTGAACTCATATGACTTGCTATTTGCTACTCTTTTATGTACTACTTTAATGTCATATGAACTGAATTTCTGTTGCTGGGGAACGTCCAATTTATAGCCGgcatgctgccaaaatttttgaaaaatttagttTTATTGAACTTGACACTTTTGAACTTGAGACTTCTCCTACTCATACCAAGGAATTGGTTGCGTTTAGGGATTAACCAGCTACTTTGTTCTGCTTAATGTTACCTGCATCATGTGAATCACCTTGTTCTTCATGATAATTGACAAATGTTGCGGTTTATATGAGCCTGACTTGATTTGTTGATGCTGTTGTGATCTTACCTGCGCTAACTTGGTTCCTTAATTTTAGATTCTTAATATATGATTTTAATGAAATTCAAATATGAATTACAATTGACCTTTCATTGCTATTTTATCAGTGACCATTAATTCTTTGAATGCATATTCTTTGCTCATTATCAATTGCTGGATTTACCATAAGAGAAAGCTGGCTACATTTAAGAATCATTGCTTCTTGCTATATGCTTTATGCTATATGCTTTATGCGCCAACTGCTTCGCCTTGCTTTATGCTTCTTGATTCATTGAtttcttgttcttcatgctaTCTGCCACTCACAACATTCATCTGGCTGTTGATTCCACTATTTGTTTTTTCAGGAACGTTCCTTTaactgccggaatgctgcccgatttttttgcaaattgtttcactcaaATCCCATTCATGAATTGGCTTTGGTACTTTTGAATTCTGCACTAATGGGTTTCAACCAAGCCAATTTATGGACGAATGGGCTAGCATTCCTATTCTTTCTGGTTCCCTTCTTAgttaaatcgcattattgatgattttattcaTTTTTGTGCTTCTTTTATCACACGATTTATCATTAATAATCTGCATTGTATGCTTGAATGTGATCATGCTTGTTTCTAAACCTTTTGCACTTCTAGGAACTACATTACCATGCCACTAATTCTAACCTACTTCTTTGGCTTATAACTTAACTGACTATTAACCACTTTCATGGCatgtttattattatttcttgACAAACAAGCATTCTGCATCTCATAGTTTTTGGTTGTGAATTAATTTCTTTGAACTGTACCTTGCATTCAGTCCAACATCCTATATAATTCTGACTCACTTCATGCATTGGCTTTCATTCCTCTTTTAATCATCTATGCTTATATTACTTGAATACTATTTGCCTTCCTGTTTTCCTACTTTAGTTTAATAAATTGTATCCTGGAACCTctacttttcaggatgtcagatccaaaaggaaaagaaaaagctaaAGCAGGcacatgcaaaagaaaaagaggagaatcatctaCCACTATTTTAGATATACTACATGATGATTCCGGGCGTGAGAAGAACTTTACTCCGCAGGAAAAAGCTGATCAGTTAGTGCCTGCAACTGATCCAGTCAAGTTTGCAAATTAATATTGTGAACTGAAGTATCCGATCTTTGCAACTGCAAGGAACCTATATCTAGAAAAGACCCTCagaattccagctgaattacaacAGTACACTACAGAACAGATAAAATAGAGAGGCTGTTCTTTCTGGAGAGGaatttgactgaggttaatgcatcttgggtcaggaaattttactgcaactattttaaAACGACCCTGGATGCAGTCCAGCTCAGAGGAAAACAAGTTTTAGTTACTGAGGAGGTAATTGAAGATATCCTCCATTTTCAGCCTAAGTCAAATGAACCAGATGGTTACCAGAAGGCTGAGAAAGATATGAGGTTTATGCGTTTTGATTGGGAAGCAATGAAGCGCACCATAGCTATTGACCCTACTATCCCATGGGTTATGGGTAAGTCAACAGTGCACCCAAAagacataaaaattatttatcttaatgatgaggctcggctatggcaacaaattctgagcaactatgtgatgccgagcactcgcgagactgaggtgccagctgccatgattactcttatctggtgcgtgatagaaggcaaggacctgtaccttcctCGATTCATCCGTCACTCCATGGCTAAAGTCCATGTTCGAGGCACTCTACCTTTCCCATATTTGATTACCCAgttgggccgccgagctgaggtaccCTAGGAGCCTAAGGATGAGAAGCCACCAGCCGCAGACTACAGGAAGATCATCCCATATGGCAGGAAGTTCGTGGCTCTGGGCTACAGACCGCCCTCTCTCACTACCTCCACTGATGCAGCCACATCCTCTGATGCCCCTTTAGCACCTGCCGCACCACCCACACCCACAGCACCCTCACCTGCCTCCCAGCCCATTTACCACCTTGTGCACTGCCTATTTGAGCGCCTAGATCAGATGGAGCATCACAACCAGCAGCGATATGAGCGGACTGAGCGTCGCAGTAAGCGATGCTATGAGCATTTAAAGCTGATGATCAGATCGGGACAccctgacatcccctccgagcctgacacaccatcagagccatctgaggaggaggcggatgagcatGAGGAGGATGCACGAGCAAAGGCTGAGCAGGCAGAACCCGAGCAGGCAGCGCCCCAGCATGAGGAGCCCCAGCAGATCCACAGGTccctaataaaattaaatagcaagaaagtaagtgacaattaactaataaaataaagaaaaatcaaatacTATAaagggtcttggcaagggttgagagtcaaggtttcctatcctagtcattgaccacaaacatgaaaattatgaagaGTAAATCCTATTTAGTCAACCCTAACATCAAGGGTAAGtcaaatagatataattaatctTAATCTAcaaatcctagtcaactcactaattagcttAATAAAAGACTAGTGTTAGTGGAAACAAAATCAACCAACAACCCTAAATAACCAATCaatattggacatcaatgactcaaggtcacctaagtcctcaatctcaagacaagagtgtgaaaaactactcaataactaaaaaggatattttatcaaacactttgaGGGCATATAAACAAAACATCTTAAATTGCATAAATTATAAAAGTTATAACTATCAAACTCAGAAAAACAATAAAGATAACTCAAAtaagcatcaataacatgaaAAACATCAAAATTATATTAATAGAAAACCAAAATTCTCAAGAGTTCATGAAACTAAAGAGTagcaaaatagaaaaattaacaagaaaagctAAGTGAATTAAGAGGATAGAATaaggaaatataaaaaaaaaagtaaaggtttaattactctgttgatccctatagttttacaaaatttttaattaggtcactatactttttttccttttaattgagttcttgcactaattttttttaattgggtccctacactttttttttcttttatttggatccctccaccaatttttttttcagttgggtccctataaaattaagccaattactgctaagagggacctaattaaaaaaaattggtacagtaaatcaattaaaagaaaaaaaagtatagggacctaattgaaaatttgtgaaactatagggacgaacagagtaattaaaccaaaaataaactaaaacaagattaaaGCCTAAATCTAAGGAGGAATGAAACTAAGAAATCTCTCTCTAGAATTgtcctaaaacataataaaaacctaAACTATCACTACTTgattcatccctcttcaatccttggttcaatatcatcagaaatgagttggatttggtcCAAAATGGGCTAGAAATTGTAGATCATGTGCTGCATTAAATGAGACACGTGCTCAGACgcgtgtgtgcgtatgcacactcaaCTTAATGTCCACTATAGACATATggatatcattttgaagccctagaTGTTATCTTTCTAGTGCCACTGGAATCGTTTTATTTGGACCTCTATATCAAGTTGTGATCAATTTAGTACGAAAATGTCAGGATTGACAACTttgcaaatccttcatttcttgaattcttccactttgcatattttttttttcacttcttCAAGCCATCGTTGCCTTCAAAatcttaaatcactcaaacaaacatatcaaggcatcaaatggaagaaaagtgaattaaaattggcaattcTAAGcataaaaaacatgttttttacaaTTAAACACAATTGGGAAGAGATTCacaaaaacatataatttcaaagaATAAATGCAAAGTAAGTTAATAAAATCCACTATTTTCAagccaaaaataattataaaatgtgAATTTATCACTTTTGTAGTTGCTCTTCCTTCTTCTATGGTGCCAAATGCCTTTTCGACTGCAGGAATTAGATGTAAGACCCctgatttttagaaattaaattatgagaattttatatgttttatttgaatatttagacttttaactttattttatgaataaaaaaaattaatttaattatctccaatttttattgaattaatatttatttaaaaataatttacaagttgataattaaatagcATTTCAAAGATAATTAGTTTGtatttaatttggttttaaattattACTCTACCCCTTAATTTTTATTGAAATACTTACTTTACCAAAGTTACCAAAACAAACTCTAATTTACACTACCCTAAAATCTAACACAACACACCCTCACCTCACCAAACTCTAGCTGTCAACCCCCTGcgtcagaaaagaaaaagaaaaagaaaaagaaaaaaagaaaaaaagaaagaaaaggaaagagataAGGGGGGAACCGAGGAAGAAAGGGGAAAGAGGAAGACGACGCCGGTGGGCATCGCCACCACCGTCACTGCCGTTCGTGCCTCCCGTCACTGCCAGCTTCGTCGCCGAGCTTCCATGGCTGCCATCGCCGTTCCATCAACACCACCAATGGAGGTTCGCCAGGAGAGAGAAGACGTGCAAGGAGAGAGAAGACGCGCGAGGAGAGAGGGAGAACCATGGCCAGCCACATTGCCGTCACTGCCGGAGCTTCCTTCGCCGCTGCCATTCGGTCTGCCATGGAGGAGAACACAGTGGGAAAGAAATCGTTCCTCTGTCACTGCCACTGGCAAAGTTTCTGGGTATCGAGTATGGCTCTGTTGTCGCTGGAACCTCCCCAAAGCTACTACTGTTCGGTTCAGCTATTCCTCTTCAGTTACAGTAAGCGTTTTCGTTTCGGAACCCTTAAAATAAGTATTCTGTTATAATCTGTTAGAAATTCTGAGGTGTTGGTAATGTAGGGTCGAGTTTTAGTTCTTGCATGCTGATTTTAATGGTTGTTGCATGCAACACCAAGCTGCTGCGTTGTCGCTGGAGCTACCGCTACTCCATTCTTTCACTTATTCGTAATTACAGTAAGTTGTTCCTTATTCTGAACCTCTATAGTCGTTGTTTCATTATATATTATTGAGTTTTACACGATGTTAATATCTCAGAATTGAGTTACTGTTGTTGTATGGTGTGTTTGTGGCTGTTGCTGTTGCAGAAAATAGTCAGATTTGATGCCGCTGATTTCAGGCCAAGAGAAAAGAAGTTCTTAGATGTGTTTGGTTTTATGGGTTTCGACTATTTAAGGTAgggacttttttttttaaaatatattttatattatggaATTGTTGTAGATTGATATTGATGTGTGTAATACATTTTTGGTGATTATGTGAGTATTATGGATTGACCGAGTTATTTTGGATGAATATGATTGTTTACTTGATTGAATTCTTGATTAATTGAGTTGGCGTTGTGATAGTTAACGAAAGTTTGATAATctgatttatatatttatattgagAAATGGTTTTGTGATGGAAATttgatttatatatttatattgagAAATGGTTTTATGAtggaaatttaatttatatattatattgagAAATGGTTTTCTGTTGGAAatctgatatatatatatatatatatggagaaaTGATTTTGTATTAGAAATCTGATCTATACGTTTATATTGAGAAATTGTTTGGTTTTGAAACTGTTCAAAAGGATTGAGAAAAGTGGTTTGGATGGAACCCTTGAAGGGTAataaagtccgagttttaggggaagtGCTGATGAAATTTTTATTAGTTTGGACTTAATTAAGTGATTGATTtaagaataaattatttttgagtcttttgaaaGAGGCTTAAATTTAAAATGGTTTTGAAGTTAGTTTGATGATTTTGGTTGAATGAAAAGGAGttttataaaaaagaaaatggTTTTAAGTGAAGTTGCTTTAGAGGTTTCGGAAGATGTTATGGAAGGTGGCATTGGTTTTGAAGAAAAATGTTCTTTTTAGAAAAAAAGTGTTTTGAATGGTATGATGTATGAAAAATGGGATTTTGGAAAGGATGAAATGAATATTTAACTTGTTTTTAAAAGAATGAATTTGGAAAAAGGTTCATTTTGAATATGCTGAGCTTTTGGGTAAAAAGTGATTTTTGACTAAATTTGATAGATCATAACTTGGTCCTCAAATC carries:
- the LOC107643510 gene encoding uncharacterized protein LOC107643510 isoform X1, with the translated sequence MAAIAVPSTPPMEVRQEREDVQGERRRARREGEPWPATLPSLPELPSPLPFGLPWRRTQWERNRSSVTATGKVSGYRVWLCCRWNLPKATTVRFSYSSSVTLLRCRWSYRYSILSLIRNYKNSQI
- the LOC107643510 gene encoding uncharacterized protein LOC107643510 isoform X2, translating into MASHIAVTAGASFAAAIRSAMEENTVGKKSFLCHCHWQSFWVSSMALLSLEPPQSYYCSVQLFLFSYRSSFSSCMLILMVVACNTKLLRCRWSYRYSILSLIRNYKNSQI